A region of Vigna radiata var. radiata cultivar VC1973A chromosome 6, Vradiata_ver6, whole genome shotgun sequence DNA encodes the following proteins:
- the LOC106764885 gene encoding uncharacterized protein LOC106764885 isoform X3, which translates to MGSVSGSGKIHHWNVFDGVKIIAATPEALMAEIDSAISAMEHSRATAMLDEDEGYDARVADEAYKAGCAALAAGKLDEALRSLNLSLAKCPPDRASALAKLNSLIALASNHLQASSK; encoded by the coding sequence ATGGGTTCTGTCTCGGGTTCGGGTAAGATCCACCACTGGAACGTGTTCGACGGCGTGAAGATAATCGCGGCGACGCCGGAGGCACTGATGGCGGAGATTGATTCTGCGATCTCGGCTATGGAACACTCACGCGCCACCGCTATGCTCGACGAAGACGAGGGATACGACGCGCGCGTGGCCGACGAGGCCTACAAGGCGGGCTGCGCCGCCCTCGCCGCCGGCAAGCTAGACGAGGCGCTCCGTTCACTGAATCTCTCCCTCGCGAAGTGCCCTCCCGACAGAGCCTCCGCACTCGCAAAACTCAACTCGCTCATCGCTCTCGCTTCTAACCACCTTCAAGCCTCCTCCAAATGA
- the LOC106763882 gene encoding uncharacterized protein LOC106763882 isoform X2, whose protein sequence is MARGEWRLQLHHRGNWNCSCTKITLLVCFFNIVIALYTLRSLYASLYIYSDSVARNTAVYKPDQVRKMEESNRIRKDYKPAELVKLVEELEGEFSRENVVVELPRHLKQKIIDEVMQKLVSLKGNHENVSHSQVMAKEREAVENWRKQKLEEVKLAVVEGTSNSIIPHEEEGMLLRALESDWAVVSEEIGLWIPIEVVNEEHNDKPEGETEIEIEEEVLPGRPLPPECNTELHTDYGGTAVRWGLTHHKDSAADCCQACLDQAKHAKESEKKCNIWVYCPSQYGCHSPDIYQHKYQECWLKYAEKPKLNFKDKYPEWYRNSHPTAPLMVPWASGIIST, encoded by the exons atggCGAGAGGGGAGTGGAGGCTTCAACTTCACCATAGAGGGAACTGGAATTGTTCCTGCACGAAAATAACACTTCTAGTTTGTTTTTTCAACATTGTTATTGCTCTCTACACTCTTCGCTCTCTCTATGCTTCTCTTTATATCTACTCTGATAGCGTTGCACGAAACA CTGCGGTGTATAAGCCAGATCAGGTTAGAAAGATGGAAGAGTCTAACCGAATCAGGAAGGATTACAAACCGGCGGAATTAGTGAAATTG GTGGAGGAATTAGAAGGGGAGTTTTCAAGAGAAAATGTGGTGGTGGAGTTACCACGGCATTTGAAACAGAAAATAATTGATGAGGTTATGCAGAAACTAGTTAGCTTGAAGGGAAACCACGAAAATGTCTCCCACTCCCAGGTCATGGCTAAGGAGCGAG AAGCAGTTGAAAATTGGCGCAAACAAAAATTGGAAGAAGTTAAGTTGGCTGTTGTCGAAGGGACTTCCAACTCAATCATTCCACATGAAGAGGAAG GAATGCTACTAAGAGCTTTGGAGTCTGATTGGGCTGTGGTTTCTGAAGAAATTGGCCTTTGGATACCTATTGAGGTTGTTAATGAAGAGCATAATGACAAACCTGAGGGTGAGACAGAAATAGAAATAG AGGAGGAAGTTCTTCCTGGCAGGCCCCTTCCACCTGAATGCAACACTGAACTTCATACGGATTATGGTGGCACCGCCGTGAGATGGGGTCTTACTCATCACAAAGATAGTGCAGCTGATTGCTGTCAGGCTTGCTTGGACCAGGCTAAACATGCCaaggaaagtgaaaagaaaTGCAATATTTGGGTTTATTGCCCATCACAATATGGGTGTCATTCACCAGATATCTATCAGCACAAATATCAGGAATGCTGGCTCAAATAT GCTGAGAAACCCAAACTAAATTTTAAGGATAAGTATCCTGAATGGTATCGAAATTCACACCCAACTGCACCATTGATGGTCCCATGGGCCTCTGGAATTATTAGCACATGA
- the LOC106763110 gene encoding probable protein phosphatase 2C 12 isoform X1: protein MAASREQTIPLSVLLKRELAHEKIENPEIVHGQAGQSKKGEDLTLVKAECQRMVGDGVSTYSVFGMFDGHNGSAAAIYTKENLLNNVLSAIPPDLNRNEWVAALPRALVAGFVKTDKDFQEKGQKSGTTVTFVIIEGWVVTVASVGDSRCVLESSDGEIYYLSADHRLDTNEEERVRITSSGGEVGRLNTGGGAEVGPLRCWPGGLCLSRSIGDMDVGEFIVPVPHVKQVKLSTGGGRLVICSDGVWDSLPAEVALDCCRGMSPDAAAPHIVKEAVQAKGLRDDTTCIVVDVLPQEKPPASAPQTKKPVKGMLKSMFRRKSSESSSYNDKDYVEPDVVVELYEEGSAMLSERFNTKYPVCNMFKLFMCAVCQVEIKPGKGISIHEGESDSGKFRPWDGPFLCSSCQEKKEAMEGKRSSGRVSSGSDD from the exons ATGGCTGCCAGCAGAGAGCAAACAATTCCTCTTTCGGTGCTCCTGAAGCGTGAATTGGCTCATGAGAAAATTGAGAATCCTGAGATTGTCCATGGTCAAGCTGGCCAAAGCAAGAAAGGGGAGGATTTAACATTGGTAAAAGCAGAATGCCAAAGGATGGTGGGGGATGGGGTGTCTACATATTCAGTTTTTGGG ATGTTTGATGGACACAATGGATCTGCTGCTGCTATTTATACTAAGGAGAATCttctaaataatgttttaagCGCAATTCCTCCGGATCTTAACAGAAATGAATGGGTAGCAGCACTGCCGAGGGCTTTAGTTGCTGGCTTTGTAAAAACTGATAAAGATTTTCAAGAGAAAG GACAAAAATCTGGAACAACTGTCACCTTTGTGATTATAGAAGGTTGGGTTGTAACAGTTGCATCAGTTGGCGATTCCCGTTGTGTACTTGAATCTTCTGATGGTGAGATTTATTACTTGTCTGCAGATCACAGACTAGACACGAATGAAGAGGA AAGGGTGCGGATCACCTCTAGCGGTGGTGAAGTTGGTCGGCTAAATACAGGGGGAGGTGCAGAG gttGGTCCTTTGAGATGTTGGCCCGGTGGCTTGTGTCTCTCACGATCTATTGGAGATATGGATGTTGGTGAATTTATTGTCCCTGTACCGCATGTAAAGCAAGTGAAG ttGTCCACTGGTGGAGGCCGACTTGTTATCTGCAGTGATGGTGTTTGGGATTCTCTGCCTGCAGAAGTAGCACTTGATTGTTGTCGTGGAATGTCACCTGATGCCGCAGCACCACATATTGTTAAA GAAGCTGTACAAGCAAAGGGACTTAGAGATGATACAACCTGCATCGTTGTTGATGTATTACCTCAGGAGAAGCCACCAGCTTCTGCACCACAAACAAAGAAGCCAGTGAAGGGAATGCTCAAGTCCATGTTTCGTAGAAAGTCTTCTGAATCATCTTCTTATAACGACAAAGATTACGTTGAGCCAGATGTTGTAGTGGAATTGTATGAAGAAGGATCTGCCATGCTTTCTGAGAG GTTCAATACTAAATATCCAGTCTGCAACATGTTTAAGTTGTTTATGTGTGCAGTGTGTCAAGTAGAGATAAAACCTGGAAAGGGCATTTCAATACATGAGGGTGAATCCGATTCTGGAAAATTTCGTCCCTGGGACGGACCTTTTCTGTGCTCAAGTTGCCAAGAGAAGAAAGAAGCCATGGAAGGGAAAAGATCATCAG GTAGAGTTAGCAGTGGAAGTGACGACTGA
- the LOC106764885 gene encoding uncharacterized protein LOC106764885 isoform X2, with protein MNHIIIPIVSPSPGTLKEVFYHCQTFSRRLSTASLEEEFPILDDVDEMVVSAVRSRAMEKQKLKTSPLRDGFSWTCYSRATREFFVTMAPQPRMVIGDGENDEREEFFSVKSCLSCCSSSVVSDQAFYSVKTNLSRCSSMSGVDMSEHWRRSIIQEFCHCEGWPFGLCRKAVLLPPLPKSPSESWLSRKIQTSTKVI; from the exons ATGAATCACATAATCATACCCATTGTCTCTCCATCTCCCG GGACTCTGAAAGAAGTATTTTACCACTGTCAAACTTTTAGCCGGAGGCTTTCAACTGCAAGCCTTGAGGAGGAGTTCCCCATTCTCGATGATGTTGATGAG ATGGTTGTTTCGGCAGTGAGAAGCCGAGCTATGGAAAAACAAAAGCTCAAGACAAGCCCATTGAGAGATGGCTTTTCCTGGACATGTTATTCTCGTGCAACAAGGGAATTCTTTGTCACAATGGCACCACAACCAAGGATGGTGATAGGTGATGGAGAAAATGATGAAAGAGAAGAGTTTTTTTCCGTTAAAAGTTGCCTGTCATGCTGTTCTTCGAGTGTTGTGAGTGACCAGGCATTTTATTCTGTGAAGACTAACCTATCTAGATGTTCAAGCATGAGTGGGGTTGACATGTCAGAGCATTGGAGGCGTTCAATAATTCAAGAGTTTTGCCACTGCGAAGGATGGCCATTTGGGCTGTGCCGTAAAGCTGTGTTACTTCCACCACTGCCTAAGTCACCATCTGAGTCATGGTTGTCACGCAAAATACAAACAAGTACCAAAGTTATCTGA
- the LOC106763958 gene encoding origin of replication complex subunit 2 has protein sequence MDTSGSWDEDEDEEFEFSRNYFLAKELASSAKKSKHKLTDIDVVDEQELREAASRIQPKHEDEIALLLDSYKTMYPEWLLALRCGFGLLMYGFGSKKTLIEDFASTALTEYPVVVINGYLQSINLKQAMIALAEVLWDQMKTKRRVSYRELPKSQLNFQSMDELLTFLDQAEIDDVDFFVCVVIHNIDGPGLRDSEIQQYLARLAACARIRIVATIDHVNAPLFWDKNMAHTQFNWCWYHVPTFAPYKVEGMFYPMILAHGSASQTVKTATIVLLSLTRNAQSVFKVLAEHQLSHPDEGMPISDLYSVCRERFLVSSQVTLNSHLTEFKDHELVKIKKHSDGQDCLHIPLTSEALQKVVLEIN, from the exons ATGGATACCAGTGGCAGTTGGGACGAGGACGAGGACGAAGAGTTCGAGTTCTCAAGGAACTATTTTCTGGCGAAGGAGCTTGCTTCCTCGGCCAAAAAGTCGAAGCACAAACTCACAGACATCGACGTAGTTGATGAGCAG GAATTGAGGGAAGCTGCATCGCGAATTCAACCCAAGCATGAGGACGAGATCGCTCTCTTATTGGACTCCTATAAAACTATGTACCCTGAATGGCTTTTGGCACTAAG GTGTGGTTTCGGGCTTCTAATGTATGGATTTGGATCTAAGAAGACTTTGATTGAAGATTTTGCTTCGACGGCACTGACTGAGTATCCTGTAGTTGTTATTAATGGATATCTTCAATCCATTAACTTAAAAcag GCTATGATAGCTTTGGCTGAAGTTCTGTGGGACCAAATGAAAACCAAACGAAGGGTTTCATATCGGGAATTGCCAAAGAGCCAATTGAATTTTCAATCAATGGATGAACTTCTTACATTCTTGGATCAAGCAGAAATAgatgatgttgatttttttgtttgtgtcgTTATTCACAATATTGATGGACCTGGATTGAGGGACTCTGAAATCCAACAGTACCTTGCTCGACTAGCTGCCTGTGCCCGAATTCGCATTGTTGCCACTATTGACCACGTCAATGCTCCACTGT TTTGGGACAAAAATATGGCCCACACACAGTTCAATTGGTGCTGGTATCACGTTCCTACTTTTGCCCCTTACAAGGTTGAAGGCATGTTTTATCCTATGATTCTTGCTCATGGCAGTGCCAGCCAAACTGTCAAAACAGCCACAATAGTTTTGCTAAGTTTGACACGTAATGCTCAGAGTGTATTCAAAGTTCTTGCTGAACATCAACTCTCTCACCCTGACGAAG GAATGCCAATCAGTGATCTCTACTCAGTCTGTCGAGAACGTTTCCTTGTTAGCAGTCAAGTTACCCTGAACTCTCATCTTACTGAATTTAAAGACCATGAGCTGGTCAAGATTAAAAAGCATTCTGACGGTCAAGATTGCTTGCACATCCCACTGACATCAGAAGCACTCCAGAAAGTGGTGCTTGAGATCAATTAA
- the LOC106764883 gene encoding succinate dehydrogenase subunit 5, mitochondrial: MEKMMRVRSLFRSMSRRSYHAFSSTNHVLRSTSLLSPSPNPFPSPSSSECRSPFSMGLGSMRFFSEDVTHLPNIKDPELYNVFKDLLAVNWSELPDSVVSNVKNVLSRNTDDKAGKEVVENVFRAAQAVEEFGGILVSLKLELDDSIGVSGEDVKPLPTHIKSALNLIFDRYSTYLNSFGPDESYLRKKVEVELGSSMIHLKMRCSGLAAEWGKVTVLGTSGLAGSYVEQRA, from the exons atgGAGAAAATGATGCGAGTGAGATCACTGTTCCGATCAATGAGTCGCAGATCTTATCACGCTTTTTCTTCCACCAACCATGTCCTTCGTTCAACGTCTCTTCTCTCTCCTTCTCCCAATCCCTttccttctccctcttcctcAG AATGCAGGTCTCCTTTCTCGATGGGTTTAGGGAGCATGCGATTCTTTAGCGAAGATGTGACTCACCTGCCCAATATTAAAGACCCTGAACTTTACAATGTTTTCAAGGATTTGTTGGCTGTAAATTGGAGTGAGCTTCCGGATTCTGTTGTTTCTAACGTTAAGAATGTGTTGTCTAGAAACACTGATGACAAGGCTGGCAAGGAGGTTGTGGAGAATGTGTTCCGGGCAGCTCAAGCTGTTGAGGAGTTTGGTGGGATTCTAGTCAGCTTGAAACTGGAACTTGATGACAGTATTGGAGTGAGTGGCGAG GATGTAAAGCCATTGCCTACGCATATAAAAAGTGCTCTTAATCTCATTTTTGATCGTTACTCTACCTATTTGAATTCCTTTGGACCCGACGAGAGTTATCTGCGGAAAAAGGTGGAGGTAGAGTTGGGCTCAAGCATGATTCACTTAAAGATGAGATGCAGTGGCCTTGCGGCTGAGTGGGGAAAG GTTACTGTTCTTGGAACTTCTGGACTTGCGGGTTCATATGTTGAGCAAAGAGCTTAG
- the LOC106763110 gene encoding probable protein phosphatase 2C 12 isoform X2: MFDGHNGSAAAIYTKENLLNNVLSAIPPDLNRNEWVAALPRALVAGFVKTDKDFQEKGQKSGTTVTFVIIEGWVVTVASVGDSRCVLESSDGEIYYLSADHRLDTNEEERVRITSSGGEVGRLNTGGGAEVGPLRCWPGGLCLSRSIGDMDVGEFIVPVPHVKQVKLSTGGGRLVICSDGVWDSLPAEVALDCCRGMSPDAAAPHIVKEAVQAKGLRDDTTCIVVDVLPQEKPPASAPQTKKPVKGMLKSMFRRKSSESSSYNDKDYVEPDVVVELYEEGSAMLSERFNTKYPVCNMFKLFMCAVCQVEIKPGKGISIHEGESDSGKFRPWDGPFLCSSCQEKKEAMEGKRSSGRVSSGSDD; encoded by the exons ATGTTTGATGGACACAATGGATCTGCTGCTGCTATTTATACTAAGGAGAATCttctaaataatgttttaagCGCAATTCCTCCGGATCTTAACAGAAATGAATGGGTAGCAGCACTGCCGAGGGCTTTAGTTGCTGGCTTTGTAAAAACTGATAAAGATTTTCAAGAGAAAG GACAAAAATCTGGAACAACTGTCACCTTTGTGATTATAGAAGGTTGGGTTGTAACAGTTGCATCAGTTGGCGATTCCCGTTGTGTACTTGAATCTTCTGATGGTGAGATTTATTACTTGTCTGCAGATCACAGACTAGACACGAATGAAGAGGA AAGGGTGCGGATCACCTCTAGCGGTGGTGAAGTTGGTCGGCTAAATACAGGGGGAGGTGCAGAG gttGGTCCTTTGAGATGTTGGCCCGGTGGCTTGTGTCTCTCACGATCTATTGGAGATATGGATGTTGGTGAATTTATTGTCCCTGTACCGCATGTAAAGCAAGTGAAG ttGTCCACTGGTGGAGGCCGACTTGTTATCTGCAGTGATGGTGTTTGGGATTCTCTGCCTGCAGAAGTAGCACTTGATTGTTGTCGTGGAATGTCACCTGATGCCGCAGCACCACATATTGTTAAA GAAGCTGTACAAGCAAAGGGACTTAGAGATGATACAACCTGCATCGTTGTTGATGTATTACCTCAGGAGAAGCCACCAGCTTCTGCACCACAAACAAAGAAGCCAGTGAAGGGAATGCTCAAGTCCATGTTTCGTAGAAAGTCTTCTGAATCATCTTCTTATAACGACAAAGATTACGTTGAGCCAGATGTTGTAGTGGAATTGTATGAAGAAGGATCTGCCATGCTTTCTGAGAG GTTCAATACTAAATATCCAGTCTGCAACATGTTTAAGTTGTTTATGTGTGCAGTGTGTCAAGTAGAGATAAAACCTGGAAAGGGCATTTCAATACATGAGGGTGAATCCGATTCTGGAAAATTTCGTCCCTGGGACGGACCTTTTCTGTGCTCAAGTTGCCAAGAGAAGAAAGAAGCCATGGAAGGGAAAAGATCATCAG GTAGAGTTAGCAGTGGAAGTGACGACTGA
- the LOC106764885 gene encoding uncharacterized protein LOC106764885 isoform X1: MGGVFYYEEPASHNKRCKFLAGTLKEVFYHCQTFSRRLSTASLEEEFPILDDVDEMVVSAVRSRAMEKQKLKTSPLRDGFSWTCYSRATREFFVTMAPQPRMVIGDGENDEREEFFSVKSCLSCCSSSVVSDQAFYSVKTNLSRCSSMSGVDMSEHWRRSIIQEFCHCEGWPFGLCRKAVLLPPLPKSPSESWLSRKIQTSTKVI; encoded by the exons ATGGGTGGTGTCTTCTACTATGAGGAGCCAGCGAGCCATAACAAGAGATGCAAATTCCTTGCAGGGACTCTGAAAGAAGTATTTTACCACTGTCAAACTTTTAGCCGGAGGCTTTCAACTGCAAGCCTTGAGGAGGAGTTCCCCATTCTCGATGATGTTGATGAG ATGGTTGTTTCGGCAGTGAGAAGCCGAGCTATGGAAAAACAAAAGCTCAAGACAAGCCCATTGAGAGATGGCTTTTCCTGGACATGTTATTCTCGTGCAACAAGGGAATTCTTTGTCACAATGGCACCACAACCAAGGATGGTGATAGGTGATGGAGAAAATGATGAAAGAGAAGAGTTTTTTTCCGTTAAAAGTTGCCTGTCATGCTGTTCTTCGAGTGTTGTGAGTGACCAGGCATTTTATTCTGTGAAGACTAACCTATCTAGATGTTCAAGCATGAGTGGGGTTGACATGTCAGAGCATTGGAGGCGTTCAATAATTCAAGAGTTTTGCCACTGCGAAGGATGGCCATTTGGGCTGTGCCGTAAAGCTGTGTTACTTCCACCACTGCCTAAGTCACCATCTGAGTCATGGTTGTCACGCAAAATACAAACAAGTACCAAAGTTATCTGA
- the LOC106763882 gene encoding uncharacterized protein LOC106763882 isoform X1, which translates to MARGEWRLQLHHRGNWNCSCTKITLLVCFFNIVIALYTLRSLYASLYIYSDSVARNSKSSAVYKPDQVRKMEESNRIRKDYKPAELVKLVEELEGEFSRENVVVELPRHLKQKIIDEVMQKLVSLKGNHENVSHSQVMAKEREAVENWRKQKLEEVKLAVVEGTSNSIIPHEEEGMLLRALESDWAVVSEEIGLWIPIEVVNEEHNDKPEGETEIEIEEEVLPGRPLPPECNTELHTDYGGTAVRWGLTHHKDSAADCCQACLDQAKHAKESEKKCNIWVYCPSQYGCHSPDIYQHKYQECWLKYAEKPKLNFKDKYPEWYRNSHPTAPLMVPWASGIIST; encoded by the exons atggCGAGAGGGGAGTGGAGGCTTCAACTTCACCATAGAGGGAACTGGAATTGTTCCTGCACGAAAATAACACTTCTAGTTTGTTTTTTCAACATTGTTATTGCTCTCTACACTCTTCGCTCTCTCTATGCTTCTCTTTATATCTACTCTGATAGCGTTGCACGAAACAGTAAGTCAT CTGCGGTGTATAAGCCAGATCAGGTTAGAAAGATGGAAGAGTCTAACCGAATCAGGAAGGATTACAAACCGGCGGAATTAGTGAAATTG GTGGAGGAATTAGAAGGGGAGTTTTCAAGAGAAAATGTGGTGGTGGAGTTACCACGGCATTTGAAACAGAAAATAATTGATGAGGTTATGCAGAAACTAGTTAGCTTGAAGGGAAACCACGAAAATGTCTCCCACTCCCAGGTCATGGCTAAGGAGCGAG AAGCAGTTGAAAATTGGCGCAAACAAAAATTGGAAGAAGTTAAGTTGGCTGTTGTCGAAGGGACTTCCAACTCAATCATTCCACATGAAGAGGAAG GAATGCTACTAAGAGCTTTGGAGTCTGATTGGGCTGTGGTTTCTGAAGAAATTGGCCTTTGGATACCTATTGAGGTTGTTAATGAAGAGCATAATGACAAACCTGAGGGTGAGACAGAAATAGAAATAG AGGAGGAAGTTCTTCCTGGCAGGCCCCTTCCACCTGAATGCAACACTGAACTTCATACGGATTATGGTGGCACCGCCGTGAGATGGGGTCTTACTCATCACAAAGATAGTGCAGCTGATTGCTGTCAGGCTTGCTTGGACCAGGCTAAACATGCCaaggaaagtgaaaagaaaTGCAATATTTGGGTTTATTGCCCATCACAATATGGGTGTCATTCACCAGATATCTATCAGCACAAATATCAGGAATGCTGGCTCAAATAT GCTGAGAAACCCAAACTAAATTTTAAGGATAAGTATCCTGAATGGTATCGAAATTCACACCCAACTGCACCATTGATGGTCCCATGGGCCTCTGGAATTATTAGCACATGA
- the LOC106764914 gene encoding probable carboxylesterase 2: protein MVKEIATKHDCSPCSYLSLFLSLDHSLTPMENSDTNTPTTAEAEVAHDFPGLIRVFTDGRIQRFKGTDVVPPSTPTTHPVSSKDVNLNPHSTLSARLFLPTLPSINTNHRRSLPLLVYFHGGGFCTSSPFTSTYHHYIAAVAAEAKLVAVSVQYRLAPEHPIPAAYEDSWAALQWVASHRSNAGPEPWLNENVDFGRVFLAGDSAGANIVHNLTMLLGDPDWDIGIDILGVCLVHPYFWGSVPLGSETMDLDRKAFVNRLWPFVCPESPDNDDPRINPVGEGSPSLAWLGCRRVLICVAEKDVLKERGWIYYNALSRSGWMGVVEIKETQGEGHAFHLYDLACDKAQDLIKSLARFFNRDQPPSI from the coding sequence ATGGTGAAAGAAATAGCCACAAAACATGATTGTTCTCCATGTAGTTATCTATCTTTGTTTCTCTCCCTCGATCACTCACTCACTCCAATGGAAAACAGCGACACTAACACACCGACCACCGCAGAGGCAGAAGTAGCACACGATTTCCCCGGTCTCATCCGTGTCTTCACTGACGGTCGCATCCAACGTTTCAAAGGAACCGACGTCGTTCCACCCTCCACCCCCACCACTCACCCCGTCTCCTCCAAAGACGTCAATCTCAACCCTCATTCCACTCTCTCCGCTCGCCTCTTCCTCCCGACACTTCCATCCATCAACACCAACCACCGCCGCAGCCTCCCTCTCTTGGTCTACTTCCACGGCGGTGGCTTCTGCACCTCCTCCCCCTTCACGTCAACCTACCACCACTACATCGCAGCTGTCGCTGCCGAAGCCAAGCTCGTCGCAGTCTCTGTCCAGTACAGGCTGGCCCCGGAGCACCCCATTCCAGCAGCGTACGAAGATTCATGGGCTGCACTGCAATGGGTCGCGTCACATCGCAGTAACGCTGGACCAGAGCCTTGGTTGAATGAAAATGTAGACTTCGGAAGAGTGTTCTTGGCCGGGGACAGTGCTGGTGCCAACATAGTGCATAACTTAACTATGTTACTTGGGGACCCGGATTGGGACATTGGCATCGACATCCTAGGAGTTTGTCTCGTCCACCCGTATTTCTGGGGATCAGTTCCTTTGGGATCCGAGACCATGGATTTGGATAGGAAAGCTTTTGTGAACCGACTGTGGCCCTTTGTGTGTCCGGAGTCGCCGGACAATGATGACCCACGGATTAACCCGGTGGGGGAGGGATCACCGAGCTTGGCGTGGCTAGGGTGCAGGAGGGTGCTGATTTGTGTGGCGGAGAAGGATGTGCTGAAGGAGAGAGGGTGGATTTACTACAATGCTTTGAGTAGAAGTGGGTGGATGGGGGTGGTGGAAATTAAGGAGACTCAAGGGGAGGGTCATGCCTTTCATCTTTATGACTTGGCTTGTGACAAGGCTCAGGATTTGATCAAAAGCTTGGCTCGTTTCTTCAACAGAGATCAGCCTCCTTCAATTTAA